In one window of Myxocyprinus asiaticus isolate MX2 ecotype Aquarium Trade chromosome 43, UBuf_Myxa_2, whole genome shotgun sequence DNA:
- the LOC127433947 gene encoding excitatory amino acid transporter 1-like, which produces MTKSSGEKPRSRSRVQQFRERIHLRSLKAKKKVEDITKDDVKSFLKRNAFVLFTVGAVVIGIMLGFALRPYKMSYREVKYFSFPGELLMRMLQMLVLPLLISSLITGMAALDSRASGKMGMRAVIYYMTTTFIAVFIGIIMVLIIHPGKGSKDEFAKQQKIEQVSPADAFLDLIRNMFPPNLVQACTQQFKTQYGKRIIHVKMIVNDSIFNLTNTTQEVTQEEVIPLSGSTSGVNALGLVVFSMCFGLIVGNMKEQGQALRDFFNSLNEAIMRLVAIIMWYAPIGILFLIAGKIVEMDDITEMGGQLGMYTVTVIIGLMIHGMIVLPTLYFVITRKNPFMFITGLLQALITALGTSSSSATLPVTFRCLEENNNVDKRVTRFVLPVGATINMDGTALYEALAAIFIAQVNNMDMNFGQIITISITATAASIGAAGIPQAGLVTMVIVLTSVGLPTDDITLIIAVDWFLDRLRTTTNVLGDSIGAGIIEFLSKDELQSGDLELGSCVLEENEVKKPYQKISQENEYENEKPPDSETKM; this is translated from the exons ATGACCAAAAGCAGTGGGGAGAAGCCACGGTCCCGCAGCCGCGTGCAACAGTTTCGAGAGAGAATTCACCTGCGTTCCCTTAAGGCAAAGAAGAAAGTGGAAGATATCACTAAAGATGACGTGAAGTCCTTTTTGAAGAGAAATGCTTTTGTGCTGTTCACCGTTGGAGCTGTGGTCATTG GTATCATGCTGGGGTTTGCCTTGAGGCCATACAAGATGTCATACAGAGAAGTGAAGTATTTCTCCTTTCCTGGAGAACTATTGATGCGAATGCTGCAGATGTTAGTGCTCCCCCTACTGATATCCAGTTTGATTACAG GCATGGCAGCATTGGACAGTCGTGCCTCTGGAAAGATGGGCATGCGTGCAGTCATATACTACATGACCACTACTTTTATCGCTGTGTTTATTGGCATCATCATGGTTCTCATTATCCACCCGGGCAAAGGCTCAAAGGATGAATTCGCCAAACAGCAAAAGATCGAGCAGGTCAGCCCTGCGGATGCCTTCCTGGACCTCATCAG AAACATGTTTCCACCTAATCTGGTCCAAGCTTGCACACAACAG TTCAAGACTCAATATGGCAAGAGAATCATTCATGTGAAGATGATAGTGAATGATTCTATATTTAACCTAACTAACACCACCCAGGAGGTCACCCAAGAGGAGGTAATTCCTCTCTCTGGCTCCACCAGTGGGGTTAATGCCCTCGGGCTGGTGGTGTTTTCAATGTGCTTCGGCTTGATAGTTGGGAACATGAAGGAACAGGGACAGGCTCTCAgagacttcttcaactcactcaaTGAGGCCATCATGAGACTTGTCGCTATTATTATGTG GTATGCACCAATTGGAATACTCTTTCTGATTGCTGGAAAAATCGTGGAGATGGACGACATCACTGAGATGGGTGGTCAGCTGGGCATGTACACTGTCACAGTGATAATTGGCCTCATGATACATGGGATGATCGTTCTACCAACTTTGTACTTTGTCATCACACGGAAGAACCCCTTCATGTTCATCACGGGTTTACTGCAGGCCCTCATCACAGCTCTCGGAACATCTTCCAG CTCAGCCACTCTTCCAGTTACCTTCAGATGTTTGGAAGAGAATAACAATGTTGACAAACGTGTGACTCGATTTGTGCTGCCTGTTGGAGCTACGATCAACATGGATGGAACAGCACTATATGAAGCCCTGGCAGCCATCTTTATCGCCCAGGTTAACAACATGGACATGAACTTCGGGCAGATCATAACCATTAG TATTACAGCCACTGCTGCAAGTATTGGGGCGGCCGGAATCCCCCAGGCTGGGCTGGTCACCATGGTGATTGTACTGACCTCTGTCGGACTGCCAACTGATGACATCACCCTCATCATTGCAGTTGATTGGTTCCT GGATAGACTGCGTACAACAACAAATGTGCTGGGAGATTCAATAGGAGCTGGAATTATTGAGTTCCTGTCCAAAGATGAGCTTCAAAGCGGTGATTTGGAGTTGGGAAGCTGTGTGCTAGAGGAGAATGAAGTGAAGAAACCCTATCAGAAGATTTCTCAGGAGAACGAATATGAGAATGAGAAACCACCAGACAGCGAAACCAAGATGTAG